From one Lolium rigidum isolate FL_2022 chromosome 4, APGP_CSIRO_Lrig_0.1, whole genome shotgun sequence genomic stretch:
- the LOC124647895 gene encoding transcription termination factor MTERF15, mitochondrial-like has product MSATIFINRRFALFSRRSFPPATPTLPLLLRHYGFANADILRIVRSASVLLLVDPERILRPKLDFFASLGFKPRKLATAPFLLARSLDKHLVPSIQFLRGIIGSDDHLRQALHRQPRTLSSDLETSMRPAVEALRRGGLTEAAISKLLVINLCVLRLSPDRISKVFEDLKEIGMCIADSRSLYCFGVMCTLKRETWLRKLELYTSFGLSEGEVFSAFKTQPTMLALADDNIEKKVRFLLDELKLGIHAIMSRPVILCYSLDKCILPRCAVLSVLMREGRIQREIKLPQALLGTSREFSTKYVLKHADEIPDVVKAYEGKIKFEGFGCDT; this is encoded by the coding sequence atgtcggcgactattttcaTAAACCGTCGGTTCGcacttttttctcgtcgctccttccctcccgctACTCCCACCCTCCCGCTACTCCTCAGGCATTATGGCTTCGCCAACGCGGACATCCTCCGGATCGTGCGCAGCGCCTCGGTGCTTCTCCTAGTCGACCCCGAAAGGATCCTCCGTCCCAAGCTCGACTTCTTCGCCTCCCTCGGCTTCAAGCCCCGCAAGCTCGCCACCGCACCTTTCCTCCTCGCGCGCAGCCTCGACAAGCACCTCGTCCCCTCCATCCAGTTCCTCCGCGGCATCATCGGCAGCGACGACCACCTCCGCCAAGCTCTCCACCGCCAACCCCGCACCCTCTCCAGCGACCTCGAGACCAGCATGCGCCCCGCCGTGGAAGCCCTCCGCCGCGGCGGCCTTACCGAGGCTGCCATTTCGAAGCTCCTCGTCATCAACCTGTGCGTGCTCAGGTTGTCGCCGGATCGGATAAGCAAAGTCTTCGAGGACCTCAAGGAGATCGGTATGTGCATCGCGGACTCGCGATCCCTCTACTGCTTCGGTGTGATGTGCACCCTCAAGAGAGAGACGTGGCTTCGAAAGCTGGAACTGTACACAAGCTTCGGGCTGTCGGAGGGCGAGGTGTTCAGCGCCTTCAAGACCCAGCCCACCATGCTGGCTTTGGCCGATGACAACATAGAAAAGAAGGTCCGGTTCTTGCTGGACGAGCTCAAGCTTGGAATACATGCTATAATGTCGCGGCCTGTGATTCTATGTTATAGCTTGGACAAGTGCATCCTGCCGAGGTGCGCCGTGCTGAGCGTGCTGATGAGGGAGGGGAGGATCCAGAGAGAAATCAAATTGCCTCAGGCGTTGCTCGGTACTTCCAGGGAATTCTCGACCAAATACGTATTGAAGCATGCCGATGAGATTCCAGATGTTGTTAAGGCATACGAGGGTAAGATCAAATTTGAAGGATTCGGATGCGACACATGA
- the LOC124646607 gene encoding transcription termination factor MTERF15, mitochondrial-like isoform X1, producing the protein MMFGSICRRRLLFRIHQIPGGGGGGGGGGGGTNPLQSIPPARNSYSSSAVADVSNSEPCPDTVSYLISCGLSPTAAAAATTGQRLRICSTDKADAVCALLRHYGFANADILRIVRSASVLLLVDPERILRPKLDFFASLGFKPRKLATAPFLLARSLDKHLVPSIQFLRGIIGSDDHLRQALHRQPRTLSSDLETSMRPAVEALRRGGLTEAAISKLLVINLCVLRLSPDRISKVFEDLKEIGMCIADSRSLYCFGVMCTLKRETWLRKLELYTSFGLSEGEVFSAFKTQPTMLALADDNIEKKVRFLLDELKLGIHAIMSRPVILCYSLDKCILPRCAVLSVLMREGRIQREIKLPQALLGTSREFSTKYVLKHADEIPDVVKAYEGLLKPFPSSSLLFRG; encoded by the exons ATGATGTTCGGCTCCATCTGCCGGCGGCGGCTCCTCTTCCGAATCCATCAAATccctggaggtggaggtggcggcggcggcggcggcggcggcacaaaTCCCCTCCAGTCCATCCCTCCCGCCCGCAACAGCTACTCCTCGTCCGCCGTCGCCGATGTCTCCAACTCGGAGCCCTGCCCCGACACCGTTTCCTACCTCATCTCGTGCGGCctctcccccaccgccgccgccgcggccaccacCGGTCAACGCCTCCGCATCTGTTCCACCGACAAGGCCGACGCCGTGTGTGCACTCCTCAGGCATTATGGCTTCGCCAACGCGGACATCCTCCGGATCGTGCGCAGCGCCTCGGTGCTTCTCCTAGTCGACCCCGAAAGGATCCTCCGTCCCAAGCTCGACTTCTTCGCCTCCCTCGGCTTCAAGCCCCGCAAGCTCGCCACCGCACCTTTCCTCCTCGCGCGCAGCCTCGACAAGCACCTCGTCCCCTCCATCCAGTTCCTCCGCGGCATCATCGGCAGCGACGACCACCTCCGCCAAGCTCTCCACCGCCAACCCCGCACCCTCTCCAGCGACCTCGAGACCAGCATGCGCCCCGCCGTGGAAGCCCTCCGCCGCGGCGGCCTTACCGAGGCTGCCATTTCGAAGCTCCTCGTCATCAACCTGTGCGTGCTCAGGTTGTCGCCGGATCGGATAAGCAAAGTCTTCGAGGACCTCAAGGAGATCGGTATGTGCATCGCGGACTCGCGATCCCTCTACTGCTTCGGTGTGATGTGCACCCTCAAGAGAGAGACGTGGCTTCGAAAGCTGGAACTGTACACAAGCTTCGGGCTGTCGGAGGGCGAGGTGTTCAGCGCCTTCAAGACCCAGCCCACCATGCTGGCTTTGGCCGATGACAACATAGAAAAGAAGGTCCGGTTCTTGCTGGACGAGCTCAAGCTTGGAATACATGCTATAATGTCGCGGCCTGTGATTCTATGTTATAGCTTGGACAAGTGCATCCTGCCGAGGTGCGCCGTGCTGAGCGTGCTGATGAGGGAGGGGAGGATCCAGAGAGAAATCAAATTGCCTCAGGCGTTGCTCGGTACTTCCAGGGAATTCTCGACCAAATACGTATTGAAGCATGCCGATGAGATTCCAGATGTTGTTAAGGCATACGAGG GTCTGTTGAAGCCATTTCCAAGTTCGAGCTTGTTGTTCCGTGGATAA
- the LOC124646607 gene encoding transcription termination factor MTERF15, mitochondrial-like isoform X2 → MMFGSICRRRLLFRIHQIPGGGGGGGGGGGGTNPLQSIPPARNSYSSSAVADVSNSEPCPDTVSYLISCGLSPTAAAAATTGQRLRICSTDKADAVCALLRHYGFANADILRIVRSASVLLLVDPERILRPKLDFFASLGFKPRKLATAPFLLARSLDKHLVPSIQFLRGIIGSDDHLRQALHRQPRTLSSDLETSMRPAVEALRRGGLTEAAISKLLVINLCVLRLSPDRISKVFEDLKEIGMCIADSRSLYCFGVMCTLKRETWLRKLELYTSFGLSEGEVFSAFKTQPTMLALADDNIEKKVRFLLDELKLGIHAIMSRPVILCYSLDKCILPRCAVLSVLMREGRIQREIKLPQALLGTSREFSTKYVLKHADEIPDVVKAYEGKIKFEGFGCDT, encoded by the coding sequence ATGATGTTCGGCTCCATCTGCCGGCGGCGGCTCCTCTTCCGAATCCATCAAATccctggaggtggaggtggcggcggcggcggcggcggcggcacaaaTCCCCTCCAGTCCATCCCTCCCGCCCGCAACAGCTACTCCTCGTCCGCCGTCGCCGATGTCTCCAACTCGGAGCCCTGCCCCGACACCGTTTCCTACCTCATCTCGTGCGGCctctcccccaccgccgccgccgcggccaccacCGGTCAACGCCTCCGCATCTGTTCCACCGACAAGGCCGACGCCGTGTGTGCACTCCTCAGGCATTATGGCTTCGCCAACGCGGACATCCTCCGGATCGTGCGCAGCGCCTCGGTGCTTCTCCTAGTCGACCCCGAAAGGATCCTCCGTCCCAAGCTCGACTTCTTCGCCTCCCTCGGCTTCAAGCCCCGCAAGCTCGCCACCGCACCTTTCCTCCTCGCGCGCAGCCTCGACAAGCACCTCGTCCCCTCCATCCAGTTCCTCCGCGGCATCATCGGCAGCGACGACCACCTCCGCCAAGCTCTCCACCGCCAACCCCGCACCCTCTCCAGCGACCTCGAGACCAGCATGCGCCCCGCCGTGGAAGCCCTCCGCCGCGGCGGCCTTACCGAGGCTGCCATTTCGAAGCTCCTCGTCATCAACCTGTGCGTGCTCAGGTTGTCGCCGGATCGGATAAGCAAAGTCTTCGAGGACCTCAAGGAGATCGGTATGTGCATCGCGGACTCGCGATCCCTCTACTGCTTCGGTGTGATGTGCACCCTCAAGAGAGAGACGTGGCTTCGAAAGCTGGAACTGTACACAAGCTTCGGGCTGTCGGAGGGCGAGGTGTTCAGCGCCTTCAAGACCCAGCCCACCATGCTGGCTTTGGCCGATGACAACATAGAAAAGAAGGTCCGGTTCTTGCTGGACGAGCTCAAGCTTGGAATACATGCTATAATGTCGCGGCCTGTGATTCTATGTTATAGCTTGGACAAGTGCATCCTGCCGAGGTGCGCCGTGCTGAGCGTGCTGATGAGGGAGGGGAGGATCCAGAGAGAAATCAAATTGCCTCAGGCGTTGCTCGGTACTTCCAGGGAATTCTCGACCAAATACGTATTGAAGCATGCCGATGAGATTCCAGATGTTGTTAAGGCATACGAGGGTAAGATCAAATTTGAAGGATTCGGATGCGACACATGA